A stretch of the Candidatus Jettenia sp. AMX2 genome encodes the following:
- the bioB gene encoding biotin synthase BioB, with the protein MNDRIKNIAGQSLGGRQISRDDALYLMETDGDDLYDLFYWANRIRLKYFGRSVKACAIVSARQGKCTEDCSFCSQSVRYRTNIDTFPFVDTGRIAEVARRAEQEGSGSLGIVISGYSISNSSELADICEGIETVAKNTSVHPHGSFGVLTREAAQSLVKSGLKRINHNLETSERFFPSICSTHTFRDRLNTIRIAKEAGLEVCSGAIFGMGEGTDDRVDLLFLLKQLEVDVVPLNFLQPVPGTPLENHVSLEPMEILKIISVSRFILPDKEIKIAGGREKNLRDLQSWMFYAGASSTMIGNYLTTKGRKVEEDLQMLKDLKLVLR; encoded by the coding sequence GTGAATGACAGAATAAAAAACATTGCTGGCCAATCTTTGGGGGGCAGGCAGATTAGCCGCGACGATGCCCTCTATCTTATGGAAACAGATGGTGATGATCTCTACGACTTGTTCTATTGGGCCAACCGGATACGCTTAAAGTATTTCGGACGTTCGGTAAAAGCATGCGCTATCGTTAGTGCAAGACAGGGGAAATGTACGGAAGATTGCAGTTTTTGTTCTCAGTCTGTTCGCTACCGAACAAACATAGATACATTTCCGTTTGTTGACACCGGCAGAATAGCTGAAGTTGCCAGGCGTGCAGAGCAGGAAGGCTCGGGTTCTCTTGGAATTGTTATCAGTGGATACAGTATCAGTAATTCCAGTGAACTTGCTGATATTTGCGAAGGAATAGAAACTGTTGCGAAAAACACCTCGGTTCATCCGCATGGCTCTTTTGGTGTATTAACAAGGGAAGCTGCTCAGTCTTTGGTAAAAAGCGGATTAAAAAGGATTAATCATAACCTGGAAACATCCGAAAGGTTTTTCCCAAGCATTTGTTCGACCCATACGTTTCGTGACCGGCTCAATACTATCCGTATTGCAAAAGAAGCCGGATTGGAGGTATGCAGTGGTGCAATTTTTGGGATGGGAGAGGGGACCGATGACCGTGTTGATCTTTTATTCCTGCTGAAGCAACTGGAGGTTGACGTTGTTCCTCTCAATTTTCTACAGCCAGTGCCGGGTACACCATTGGAGAATCATGTTTCCCTGGAGCCAATGGAAATTTTAAAGATTATTTCCGTGTCCCGGTTTATTTTACCTGATAAGGAAATTAAGATTGCCGGCGGCCGCGAAAAGAATTTGAGGGATTTGCAGTCCTGGATGTTTTATGCCGGTGCTAGCAGTACCATGATTGGAAACTATCTGACTACGAAAGGGAGAAAGGTTGAAGAAGATTTGCAGATGCTCAAGGATCTCAAACTTGTCCTGAGGTAA